Genomic DNA from Caldisericaceae bacterium:
ATTATCAAATATTTTTAGAGGGGGGTGGTTAATGGGAAAAAGCTTATGCGAAAAGAGATAGTTAGTAAGAGTAAAAAACATATAAAAACATTCATAGGAGGTAAAAAATGAAGAAAGGTTTTACATTGATTGAGTTAATGATTGTAATTGCAATCATCATCATTCTTGCTGCAATTGCAATACCAAACTATTTGAGAATGACAGAAAGGGCAAAAGTTTCTGCAATTGAATCTGACATGAAAGCTATTGCAACAGCATTAGAGGCATTTAACACTGATTGGACTAAGTATCCTGTTCATGCTACTGCTGATGCTCCTGATGCTGCTGGTTGGACATATTTAAAAGTTGAGTTAACTGGCACTGGTACTGGTTCGG
This window encodes:
- a CDS encoding prepilin-type N-terminal cleavage/methylation domain-containing protein — its product is MKKGFTLIELMIVIAIIIILAAIAIPNYLRMTERAKVSAIESDMKAIATALEAFNTDWTKYPVHATADAPDAAGWTYLKVELTGTGTGSGYINVSSATTITGESGGIQYIKPEALTALETKAGGAASIAYGSDGGVYTLKVQTTIGAKTYTFTMTPGGQITVSVS